Proteins encoded together in one Candidatus Hydrogenedentota bacterium window:
- a CDS encoding DUF2088 domain-containing protein, translating into DYDLVCIMGPVFPHEVVGFSGGNKYFFPGVAGADILNLFHWLGALITNWRINGTKHTPVRAVVDKAAALISVEKRCFCLTVVKKDTKAIFYGAPEEAWSAAADLSAKVHIIHKGHPFQSVLAVAPKMYDDIWVAGKCMYKLEPVVADGGELIIYAPHVREVSVTHGALIKRIGYHCRDYFLAQMDKFRDIPGGILAHSTHVRGMGAYEGGVEKPRIQVTLATGIPEGECRAINLGYRDPAGIDPAGWMNRESEGLLHVPGAGEILYRLRSEAPAGM; encoded by the coding sequence GACTATGACCTCGTATGCATTATGGGGCCGGTGTTCCCGCACGAAGTGGTCGGGTTCAGCGGCGGCAACAAGTACTTCTTCCCGGGCGTAGCCGGTGCGGACATCTTGAACCTCTTCCACTGGCTCGGCGCGCTGATCACGAACTGGCGGATCAACGGCACGAAACACACGCCTGTGCGCGCCGTGGTGGACAAGGCGGCGGCGCTCATTTCCGTCGAGAAGCGCTGTTTCTGCCTCACTGTCGTGAAGAAAGACACGAAAGCGATCTTCTATGGCGCGCCCGAAGAGGCATGGTCCGCCGCGGCGGACCTGTCCGCGAAGGTCCACATCATACATAAAGGCCATCCTTTCCAGAGCGTGCTCGCGGTGGCGCCGAAGATGTACGACGACATCTGGGTAGCCGGCAAGTGCATGTACAAGCTCGAACCGGTCGTCGCCGACGGCGGCGAGTTGATCATCTATGCGCCGCACGTGCGCGAGGTCAGCGTCACGCACGGCGCGCTCATCAAGCGCATCGGCTACCATTGCCGCGACTACTTCCTCGCGCAGATGGACAAATTCCGCGACATTCCCGGCGGCATTCTGGCCCACTCCACGCACGTCCGCGGAATGGGCGCCTATGAAGGCGGCGTCGAGAAGCCGCGCATCCAGGTCACGCTCGCCACGGGTATCCCCGAGGGCGAATGCCGGGCCATCAATCTGGGCTACCGCGACCCCGCAGGCATCGACCCGGCGGGCTGGATGAACCGCGAGTCCGAGGGCCTGCTGCACGTGCCCGGCGCGGGCGAAATCCTCTACCGCTTGCGCTCGGAAGCGCCGGCGGGCATGTGA